The window GGTCGACGGCGCCGGCCAGCGGTCCGATACCGCCGTCACGCTCGTTCGAGGTGCGGCAGGGCGCGCAGTCCCCGTTCAAGATGCCACTGCAGGTAGGCGGCGACGAGCCCGGCCGCCTCCCGTCTCGTCCTGCTGTCGGTGACCTCGGCGCCAGCCCAGTCACCGTGCAGCAGGTCCGCGAGCAGCCCGACCGCGGCGAGCGACACCGACGCGGCCCCGTGCGGCCGGCACCGCGGGCAGACTATGCCGCCGCCGGCGACCGACACCGACGGGTGCGGGCCGGGCTCCCCGCAGTGGACGCAGTCGTCCAGCGCCATCGCGTACCCGCTGACCGCGAGCGCCCGCAGCAGGAACGCGTCCAGCACCAGACCGGACGGGTGCACGTCGGACGCCAGCGTGCGCAGGCCGCCGACGAGCAGCAGGAACAGCCGCAGCGCCGGCTCGCGCTCCTCGCTGGTCAGCCGCTCGGACGTCTCCAGCATGACCGCGGCCGCGGTGTGCCGGCCGTAGTCGCCCGCGAGGACGGCGCCGTACGGCCCGAGCAGATCGGCCTGGGTGACGGTGTCCAGGGATGAGCGCCCCTGGTGCAGCTGCAGGTCGACGTACATCGCCGGCTCCAGCCGGGCGCCGAACCGCGACGACGTGCGGCGCACCCCCTTCGCCACCGCGCGTACCCGGCCGTTACGTCGGGTGAACAGGGTGACGATCCGGTCTGCCTCGCCGAGGGGCATCGTGCGTAGCACAACACCCTCGTCGCGGTACACCGGCATACGTCCATGGTCGCATAGCCGCCCGGTTGGCCCACGGTTCGGCCCAGCCCGGCCCGGTCCGCGCGGTCCGCGCGGTCCGGGCTGCCACGTTCCGTGGCCGGCCCTGGGACGGCGGCCGACGGCCCGGGCTCAGAAGCCGAGGCGGCGCAGCTGCTTGGGGTCGCGCTGCCAGTCCTTGGCGACCTTGACGTGCAGGTCCAGGAAGACCGGGGTGCCCAGCAGCGCCTCGATCTGGCCGCGGGCTCTGGTGCCGACATCCTTGAGCCGAGCGCCGCGGGCGCCGATCACGATCGCCTTCTGGCTGGGCCGCTCGACGAAGACGTTGACGTGGACGTCGAGCAGCGGCCGGTCGGCCGGCCGGTCCGGGCGGGGCAGCATCTCCTCGACGACGACGGCGAGCGAGTGCGGCAGCTCGTCGCGCACGCCCTCCAGCGCCGCCTCACGAACCAGCTCGGCGACCATCACCCGCTCCGGCTCGTCGGTGAGCTCGCCGTCCGGGTACAGCGGCGGCCCTTCCGGCAGCCGCGCGACCAGCAGGTCGGCCAGCACGTCGAGCTGGAAGGTGGCCTCGTCGCCCCCGGCGGACCGCCGTCCCGGGACGGCGCTCACCGGGATGATCTCGGCGAAGTCGCCGAGGGAGGCGAGCTCGAGCAGCCGTGCGCCGAGCCGGTCCGGCTCGGTGACCCGGTCGGCCTTGGTGAGGATGGCGATGACGGGCGTGCGCTTCGGCAGCCGCGACAGCTCCTCGGCGATGAACCGGTCGCCGCGGCCGACCGGCTCGTCGGCGGGCGTGCAGAAGCCGACCACGTCGACCTCGGAGAGGGTGGCGCGCACGACGTCGTTGAGCCGCTGGCCGAGCAGGGTGCGCGGGCGGTGCAGGCCGGGGGTGTCGACGAGTATCAGCTGGGCGTCCGGCCGGTGCACGATGCCGCGGATCGCGTGCCGGGTGGTCTGCGGCCGACCGCTGGTGATCGCCACCTTGGTGCCAACCAGGGCGTTGGTCAGCGTCGACTTGCCGGCGTTCGGCCGGCCGACGAAGCACGCGAAGCCGGAGCGGAACGCCGGGCCCGCCACCTCCTCGGCGGGGGCGGACGAGCCGGTCATGGCCGGGGAGTCGCCGGGCCGGTGGCTGGTGGCCTGGCGGGGTCGCTCGGTCGGGAACGGGCGCGGCACGTCAGACCGTCGTCCTGGTACGGGCGACGCCGTCCGGCCCGGCGAGCAGGACCGGGACGCCGGCGCCGAACTCGGCGAGCACGGCAAGGTCGTCGGCGGCGAGCTGGTCCGCCTCCGACACGACCGCGGCGGCCTCGAACCGGCGGGCGCCGCTCGCGGCGGCGGCGGCGACGGCCGCGCGCAGCGCCGCGGTCACGAGCTCCGGGCGGGCATGCCCCACGGTGGCCGCGGCATACGTGCGCCCGTCGGTATCCCGCACGGCCGCGCCTTCGGCCCGCTCGCCGCGCGGGGTGTAGGCCCGCAGCCGGGCGGACCGCGCGAGCACCACCAGCTTGGCGTCCTCTGCGGCCAGCTCGCCGGTCACCGGTTCACCGGCCACCGACTCACCGGCCAGCATGATCTGGTTGGCCTCGCTGCCCATCGCGCTCGTCACCCTTCTCCCTGCCTGCCTCCCGGCCACCCGCCGTCCCCGCGTCCCGGCCGCCGGCCGAGCCGGCTGACCTTGCCGCGGGGCGACCGGCGGTGTCCGCCTCATCGCCGTCGTCCGGGCCGTCGGTGTCGGCGGCCACCCGGTGTACCACGACGGTACCGATCTGGTTGCGCCTGCCGGCGGCGCGTTCCGCGACCAGCGACAGCCCGCCGACCGTGGCCATCGCCCCCGGGATCGGCACCCGGCCGAGCGCGCTGGCCAGCAGCCCGCCGACGGTCTCCACGTCGTCGGACCCCGGCAGGTCGTCCTCGGCGACGCCGAACAGCTCCGCGAGGTCCTCGACCTCGAGCCGGGCGGTCACCCGGGCGGTGTCGGCGTCGAGCCACTCCACCCGCGGGACCGCGCTGTCGTACTCGTCGACGATCTCCCCGACGATTTCCTCCAGGATGTCCTCGATGGTGACCAGGCCCGCGGTGCCGCCGTACTCGTCGATCACGACTGCCATGTGGGTCCGCGACGCCTGCATCTCGCGCAGCAGGTCGTCGGCCGGCTTGCTCTCCGGCACGAGCGCCGGAGC of the Pseudofrankia saprophytica genome contains:
- the era gene encoding GTPase Era: MAGPAFRSGFACFVGRPNAGKSTLTNALVGTKVAITSGRPQTTRHAIRGIVHRPDAQLILVDTPGLHRPRTLLGQRLNDVVRATLSEVDVVGFCTPADEPVGRGDRFIAEELSRLPKRTPVIAILTKADRVTEPDRLGARLLELASLGDFAEIIPVSAVPGRRSAGGDEATFQLDVLADLLVARLPEGPPLYPDGELTDEPERVMVAELVREAALEGVRDELPHSLAVVVEEMLPRPDRPADRPLLDVHVNVFVERPSQKAIVIGARGARLKDVGTRARGQIEALLGTPVFLDLHVKVAKDWQRDPKQLRRLGF
- a CDS encoding cytidine deaminase is translated as MLAGESVAGEPVTGELAAEDAKLVVLARSARLRAYTPRGERAEGAAVRDTDGRTYAAATVGHARPELVTAALRAAVAAAAASGARRFEAAAVVSEADQLAADDLAVLAEFGAGVPVLLAGPDGVARTRTTV
- the recO gene encoding DNA repair protein RecO, whose protein sequence is MPVYRDEGVVLRTMPLGEADRIVTLFTRRNGRVRAVAKGVRRTSSRFGARLEPAMYVDLQLHQGRSSLDTVTQADLLGPYGAVLAGDYGRHTAAAVMLETSERLTSEEREPALRLFLLLVGGLRTLASDVHPSGLVLDAFLLRALAVSGYAMALDDCVHCGEPGPHPSVSVAGGGIVCPRCRPHGAASVSLAAVGLLADLLHGDWAGAEVTDSRTRREAAGLVAAYLQWHLERGLRALPHLERA